The DNA region AGCTTGGTGAAGCAAATAATGGGAATTTTTTGGGTCTTATTGAGATGATTGCAGAATTTGATGTAGTGATGAGGGAGCATATTAGAAAAGTTGAAAGGAAGGAAATCTATTCGCATTACCTTAGCCACAAGATTCAGAATGAGTTAATTACAATGCTTGTTATGGAAATCAAAGTTATGATCATCAAGAAGATTCATGAGTCAAAgtatttctctattattttaGATTGTACTCCGGATATTAGTCACAAAGAACAAATGACTTTGATTATCCGATGTGTGGATGTCTCTACAACATCAACTAAGATTGAGGAATTCTTTTTGACATTTCTGATTGTCAAAGATAAATCAGGAGAAGGGCTGTTTTCTTCTCTCCAAGATGCATTGGTTGAACTAGAGTTAGATATTGATGATGTTAGAGGGCAGGGATATGATAATGGAGCTAATATGAAGGGAAAGAATAAAGGAGTTCAGAAGAGGTTGTTAGAAGTTAATCCAAGAGCCTTCTTTACACCATGTGGTTGCCACAGTCTTAATCTTGTGTTGTGTGATATAGCATCTTCTTCTACAAAAGATGTGTCTTTCTTTGGAATTGTtcaaagaatatataatttgtttgccTCTTCAACAAATAGGTGGGATATATTGATAGAGGTGGTTGGAGGACTAACTCTTAAATCTTTGTCTCAAACACGGTGGGAAAGTCATGTTGAAAGTGTCAAAGCAATACGGTTTCAAGCCCCAGAAATCAGAGAAGCTTTACTTACCTTGACTGAAAGTACTGATGATCCGGGAACACGAAGTGATGCTGAATCTCTTGCACTAAGTGAAACACATGGAATTGGAGGTTTCGAGTTCTTATTTGGTATGGTTATTTGGTATGACCTTCTCTCTGTTGTTAATAAAGTAAGCAAGAGCTTGCAGTCAGAAAATATGGATATTGATGCGGCGATTCACCAATTGAAAGGACTTGTGTCATATTTTAAGAAATACAGAGAGACAGGTTTTGAGGAAGAAAAGTCTAAAGCTACACAAATTGCAGCAGAAATGGAGATTGAAGCTACATTTCCCGTGAACAAAAAGCGTATCATTAGAAAAAAGAAGCACTATGATGAGGACAGAGAAGTAGTTAGTGAAAACGTAATATTAACGCTAGAGGAGAGATTCAGAATTGACTACTTCAACATACTTATTGATCAAGCTCTAGTTTCTCTTGAGTCAAGGTATGAACAAACTTTTGGATTTCTATTTGACTTAAAGAAACTGAAATTGTCAAATGATGATACTTTGAAGACATCATGTGTGAACCTAGAGGCTGCTCTAAGGAATGATATGGTTTCTGACATAGTTGGTGAGGAACTGCTTCTTGAACGACAGGTTCTACGAGAAGTAATACCAAAGGAAGTTCAGAAACCTATTGAAGTGCTTGATTTTTTGAAGAGAATGCAAGGCTGCTATCCAAACACAGAAATTGCTTATCGCATATTGTTGACCATTCCAGTATCAGTTGCCACAGCGGAAAGAAGTTTCTCAAAGTTAAAGTTGATAAAAAACTATTTGCGGTCTACCGTGTCACAAGAGAGATTGAATGGGTTGGCTTTGCTATCAATTGAGACGTCTATGGTTGAAAAGCTTGATTATGTGACATTGATGAATGATTTTGCAAACAAAAGTATAAGTAGAGCCAAATTTCGTGATTGAGAGTGTATTGTTTAACTCCTTTATGGTTATTCGACTGTTTTTGGAATTTGTAAacgtttttttgtaatatgtgaAAAGGgcacattttaatatttttggtagGGTAATTGTGAATGTGGGGCCAGTACTGTATATAAGTTTAGATCGTTATCCCAAGAAGGTAGACTTTTCTAGGTAATTAACGAACTAACGTTGAGATGAAGAATGCCAATATCAACGCAGGGATATCTTTGTTGAGAGAGTAACTAAATTCGGTAATACTATCACTATTTATGGGCCGGGTTACTATTACTACGTACATCCAAGttgtacaaaaaaacaaaaaaatgttactattaCATACGAACAAACGAGGATTATGCGATTGCTGCTGAGAGGTAACATTCATCCCTACAACGCTATAACTATGTTGGacattataaagaaaaattacattGTCGGGACATTTGCATATACATTGAAAAGTGACGACATTGTTGGGACCGACCAAAAGAAATGAGGCTGAAGTTACTTTAACCGGAATCAAAGAGAGTATCTGTTGGAGGATCACATCAGGGAAAGAGCTGACTCAgtttaaatcttcttcttcgcttaAATCGGAGCAGTGGCTTAGGACTCTTACGAGGAGGCGGAGGCACCGTCGTCCGCCATCGTTATTTGCAAAACTTTGTTTATAAGACGTACGGCTTTTTAAGTGTTACAAAATATGCCCCAACAATATTAGTGGGTTTTAAAAGCCCATTAAACACTACAACAACAAACCCAATACAGTAAAAACATATTGTTGTCCAGAGTCCTCCAAACCAGAGGTTTAAAGTGTAGCTTTTTTCTAAGTGAAAACCAATAAAGTTTAAACTGtatgaatatacatatatatatatatattaaaaaaatgggatTAGTTAATAATATAACGTGTTAATTTGCCAATTAACCATATAGAATAGAATAATTTGCAAAGAAATAGGAGTAGTATAgtcagttattttttttttattattctttcaaCCTTGGCAATATACTAATAAGCAGAAGGAACACGTGTGGGTAGGGGTAAACTTGTGTGTGCACGGAAAGGTTCAACAGTCTATAGCCATATACTGAATGAACTAACATTGGATCCTGATgtataaaataaagtatttcaCAAGATCCAAGCCATGCAGTCTTGTAATACTCCCCCTACTACTACTAGTCTCCCCTTCCCCAAGTTTTATTTTAACTCACATTAATTCactttttcaatatttattgcTAGTCATTTCTTTTTATCACcctatttgaatttttaaaacttacgaaaagaaaaagaaaaaagaaatcatgtATCAAACCATTTTTTACATGACTAAAAAGACTGAGTCATCATTTTACCCATTCTTTCATCTACAATCTCCATTACTTTCGCCGaccaaagagataaactttttaACAACTGAACTTCtttttattgaaacaaaaatagacGTTAAAGGTACATATGCaaagaaatcaaagtttttaaaaaaggttatAAATACCGTTTTTAAGTGGAAAGGGTATACatttaaacattatattatatccCATctcactaaattttttattaaattattattaattttagttaaattgaagaaaaaaaatgatgtggCACGATAGCTACTAGCTAGATAGATAGGAACAGTTGTTAACAATAGAAAAGCAAAAATTACATTTGCCTGGTCACCAAGTCACTCACAACATGtatattttcattgttttcGTGTTGACAAAACTACCCTTCCTCCTCCATCACGTGGCTTGTTGGAAGAGATCAACCTATTTATGATGTTcaattcttactttttttttttttgttttataaatcagTATCATCCTTTGGAAAAAAATCGCCTTGTTAAGTGAATATAACAGTCAGTTCGCAAAAAGTACATTAATAAGGaggaaaaagataaataaacgcaaaaaaagaaaaataaaaactaaaataacagAAAGCACGTGCAGACACGCGCCGTTGTCTGCTgtaaaaagcaaataaacaaaaataaaaattgaaaaaagggAATATAATCCCAACGGAATCAGGTAATGATGAGATCCTCTTTTTTACCACTCCCcctccccctcctcctcctcccaaatcaattcctctctctcttccttttttttgtattttgaattttaaacttctcaattaaactaatattttcATCTATATTTATTTCTCTGAAAATTAGTACTACTAATTTGCAACTTGAACatacaagaaacaaaagtaACCCAATTGGAAGCATTCAAAAAGtctatttttaacaaaagatatataataattgttaactatattaaaaaagtaCATACCAACCAACtgtatgatttatatatatcccTATGCCACATAGACCGTTTCCTTTCCAATTTTAATtccttttaaacaaaaaaattgtttaccaTTATTATTTAGTAACAGTAAAGTACACAcatgaaagaaacaaattgTAAAACACAGGTTGATGTTAatagtgagtgagtgagtgagaaGGATGAAAAACAATAAATAGCTTTCCAAATTCATTATATACAAAAGCTCCCAATTTCATGAAAATGCTAATTATGTGCACAacaccaaaacacacaacaccaaaactgacaaaaaaaaaaaaaaaaattaaataactgCAACTTTACTACTGACACAATAATtccaattttaatttgtaacccCCACTCAACTTTTGTTGAAAACACAAATTCAAGGTAGGCTTTggagagaagataaaaaaagttGTCATTGGTTACGCAGaagaagttaaaaatattttttgataaaagtcGGAAATTAAAATTAGAGGACTCTGTACACAAATGAAAATGAGAGATTCAAAAAACACGATTACTGACTGACTGTGACAAAAACTCACAGTACTACTACGTGTAATTAACATTAGcactgtctttttttcttttacttcttcttcttcttcttccctttctttctttctttaaggCTTCAGAGTAACCCACTGGTACCGACCTTCAAGCGGCGTATCGTTAACGACGTCGTAGTTGTACCTTttatccaaacaacaacaacaacacacacgtttattaaaaaaaaaaagtacacacTTTTGCTATTATGCGCATGAGTTTTGATGATATCCTACGCCATTcattaaaatcaagaaaaagttAACTCACTTCTCTGTGAATCGTTTCTGTTGGAATCTCTCCGCCGCCGAGAAAAAATCGTCAAGCTCCGCCTGCGTCGgtgatttctccatcttcttcttcttcatcttactCATCTCCGTCTTTCTCTGTTCCCTCTTCTCGTCGCCGCCGAGTCCATCTCAGCTGTTTCTCCCTGTTTCTCGCTTACTAGACTTCCCTGTTTTCTGTAAATCGCCGAGATTATGAATTTATAGACGAAACGATGAAGAAAGCTTTGAAACGTTTGATGTTTAGTATTTTACCTGAAATTGTTGGAGATTAACGTTGAGGTTTCGGTTTCGGTTTCGGAGATTTGATGAGCCTGAAACGGAAACAATCAATTACTCTTTAATCGTtcgttaaattaaattttgaaaaaaaaaacgtaatcaGATCTTTCTCAGAGCATTTATTGTGTTACCAgtcttcaataaaaaaaaaaacaaaaatctgaacagagaaattcaaaatttgtagaatcgagtttttgaaatttcaccTCCAGATCTAAAAAAGCAAGACGAGTATACGTAGCGATTTCGTTAGTTTCACCGCTAGAACAACCAGAGCTGATGCTTGAGCTACGAtgatcatcgtcttcttcttcagataaAACGGTGAAGCAAAAACCTCCGGAATCTGAAACCGAGTAAGCTAGAGCAGAAGatgacagagaagaagaaagcgtTCTCGTCGGTGAGCGTAAaacgtcgtcgtcatcatcatcgagtCTTATCCTCTTGATGTTTGATCCTTCGAACTCAGCGTTTCTCTTGAATATCAACGATTTTGTCTCGCTCATCTCTCTCAAgctcatttgttttgtttttttttttttttgagagagagagtttggggTTTCTCTCTGGTTAATgagaaaaaacagaggaggaagggTTTTGGGTATATGGGGGAGGAGAGAGGGAGGAAGGAAGGCGATGGATCTAGAGCCGTTGATTAATTCAACGGCTGAGATTTAATTATTGGGCCTTGGCTATAGCGGATGAATGGGCCGTTGACGGTGGGAAGCAGGTAACGGCGCCGTTACGGACCctcgttttcttttttcctcctACATAGACGCCGTCGGGATTCGAAACGGCGCGTCTTTTTTGCCGTTTTTAGCTTCCTTTTAAAGCAACTGGCAAAAAACGTCGTCGTTTAGTATATGCTGTAAAAATAGTACTTTTTTGGATCAAGCTGTAAAAAATAgctgtctttttgtttttctgatctAAGTTTCACAATCTTGAAATACATATTTGTATAATaagtttagaaaaatatataattaggcTAATATATAACGCGGGAAAATATAATCTCTATAGTAAAATCATCGATGACTAGATTAGTGTCTAAATCCCAATTAGTTAGTTACTTAAGCCGTCAGGTGAACCTAAAGGATTCACTTTCTTACGAGTACCTCTTGAGAGTTGAGACAGAACTATAAATACAATCAATTAATACAGTATTTATTAGGGGACTTAttaaatgacaaaaacaaaaaaaaaaacaaaaaccatctTTAAAATATCAAGCTCTTACATGAAAT from Camelina sativa cultivar DH55 chromosome 3, Cs, whole genome shotgun sequence includes:
- the LOC104779244 gene encoding zinc finger MYM-type protein 1-like, whose product is MPPLGVKKKKPSGIIKSQPTGHDKRKKKAKQQAYIKSIAGSMFKYVKKVEKSGESSNRDEEEEHHEDVNNSDQCHLDETENQSEEQEDISDIYDPGNWRNIDQRLRDLLVKNGPAPRFSSGYRYPKDSIGRHFSQAFYTREMVNGEKQDRRWLLFRHEDSGGNLASTGYNDWRNFSRRLKQHEVSHDHVMCMTRWTDLERNLVFRGDNDKLGEANNGNFLGLIEMIAEFDVVMREHIRKVERKEIYSHYLSHKIQNELITMLVMEIKVMIIKKIHESKYFSIILDCTPDISHKEQMTLIIRCVDVSTTSTKIEEFFLTFLIVKDKSGEGLFSSLQDALVELELDIDDVRGQGYDNGANMKGKNKGVQKRLLEVNPRAFFTPCGCHSLNLVLCDIASSSTKDVSFFGIVQRIYNLFASSTNRWDILIEVVGGLTLKSLSQTRWESHVESVKAIRFQAPEIREALLTLTESTDDPGTRSDAESLALSETHGIGGFEFLFGMVIWYDLLSVVNKVSKSLQSENMDIDAAIHQLKGLVSYFKKYRETGFEEEKSKATQIAAEMEIEATFPVNKKRIIRKKKHYDEDREVVSENVILTLEERFRIDYFNILIDQALVSLESRYEQTFGFLFDLKKLKLSNDDTLKTSCVNLEAALRNDMVSDIVGEELLLERQVLREVIPKEVQKPIEVLDFLKRMQGCYPNTEIAYRILLTIPVSVATAERSFSKLKLIKNYLRSTVSQERLNGLALLSIETSMVEKLDYVTLMNDFANKSISRAKFRD
- the LOC104777876 gene encoding LOW QUALITY PROTEIN: cyclin-dependent kinase inhibitor 7-like (The sequence of the model RefSeq protein was modified relative to this genomic sequence to represent the inferred CDS: inserted 1 base in 1 codon); protein product: MSLREMSETKSLIFKRNAEFEGSNIKRIRLDDDDDDVLRSPTRTLSSSLSSSALAYSVSDSGGFCFTVLSEEEDDDHRSSSISSGCSSGETNEIATYTRLAFLDLEAHQISETETETSTLISNNFRKQGSLVSEKQGETAEMDSAATRXREQRKTEMSKMKKKKMEKSPTQAELDDFFSAAERFQQKRFTEKYNYDVVNDTPLEGRYQWVTLKP